The DNA window CCAGGCCGGCAGCACCATGTCGTCGGCCAAGTGCAGTTCGAACAGGGTGCGCCATAGCCGCAGATTGTCGCGCGCGAAATGCAGGTAGGCGTGGGCGATGGCGACGAGGCGGTTCACCGCGTCGTCTTTCGTTTCGAGCGGCAGGGCATCGGAGGTGGCGGTCAGCGCCTCGCCGAGGCGGCCGAGGGTGCGCGAGGAGACGCGGAGCAGGAGCTCGTCGAGATCTCCGACGATGTTGTAGAGGCCACCCAGGGCGATGCCGATGTCGCCGGCGAGGTCGCGCGCCCTGAGGCTTGCCGCGCCGCCCTCGGCAATGCGGCGTTCGGCGGCGTCGATCAGGGCGGAAAGCTGGGCGTGACGCCGTTCGGAGAGGGGGGCATTCATCGGCGTTTACCTATTTCGATGCGATTTGAACGACGTTCATTATTTGTGTTGAACGATGTTCATTTTTTGGCTACATAAATCTCATGAACAATGTTCATACCACGGGAACGATCGGAGCTGAAGCGCGTTGATGGGGTGGGCGTCCGCCCGTCATTTGCGTTTCAGCGGCGTTTGCTTCCTTATCCAGTCGCCAGGCGTTTCCGCCTCGGAGGTCATCGGTTCCCATGAGCAAGTCGCTCCTGATCCAGCGCCGTTTCGGGCCGCTGTTCCTCGTGCAGTTCTTTTCCGCCTTCAACGACAATTTCCTGAAGAACGCCCTGGTGTTCATGATCCTGTTCCAGATGGGCGTTCAGGGCGGGGAGTCGCTGGTGACCATTGCCAGCGGCATCTTGATGCTGCCGTTCATCTTCCTGTCGGGGTTGGGCGGCCAGTTGGCCGACCGCTATGACAAGGCCCGCGTGGCGCAATGGTTGAAGCTGGTCGAGATTTCCATTGCCGGCCTGGCGGTTCTCGGCTTCGCCATCCAGTCGGTCAGCGTGCTGATGTCGGCGCTGGTGCTGTTCGGGGTGATCTCCGCCCTGTTCGGGCCGATCAAATACGGCA is part of the Pleomorphomonas sp. PLEO genome and encodes:
- a CDS encoding TetR/AcrR family transcriptional regulator; this encodes MNAPLSERRHAQLSALIDAAERRIAEGGAASLRARDLAGDIGIALGGLYNIVGDLDELLLRVSSRTLGRLGEALTATSDALPLETKDDAVNRLVAIAHAYLHFARDNLRLWRTLFELHLADDMVLPAWAADDQLRLFRHVAAPLALLLPDLDETAQTLTARTLFAAVHGIVTLGLEERLVAVPLEALEAQIEWLVRATCRGLRE